The Enterobacter kobei genome has a segment encoding these proteins:
- a CDS encoding alpha/beta hydrolase: MKTFTQKLSVAMLLCASLSGVTTMSYAEATNPNAPVSMVTTWDKTFAKSDRVDHRKVSFQNRYGITLVGDLYLPKNRGDRKLAAIAVSGPFGAVKEQSSGLYAQTLAEKGFVTLAFDPSWTGESGGQPRNVASPDVNTEDFSAAVDFLGVQKEVDRKRIGILGICGWGGMALNAASMDTRIKAVATSVMYDMSRAMGHGVGDGKDRYSSADRHAVLQYLNEQRWKDAGNGTFAQGGHDIYVDENGKVTASERILPEALPANPNPVLKEFYDYYRMPRGFHARSVNSTGAWTATMPLSFMNMPLLSYAGEIAIPTLIVTGEKAHSRYFAEDAFNAVGSKQKELVIVPGANHVDLYDNAAGKIPFAQFEQFFKNSLK, encoded by the coding sequence ATGAAAACATTCACCCAAAAACTGTCTGTTGCGATGCTGCTATGCGCATCATTAAGTGGAGTGACAACCATGAGTTATGCAGAAGCCACCAATCCTAACGCCCCCGTCTCGATGGTCACAACCTGGGACAAAACCTTTGCCAAAAGTGACCGGGTTGACCACCGTAAGGTCTCCTTCCAGAACCGTTACGGTATTACCCTGGTAGGCGATCTCTATCTTCCTAAAAACCGTGGCGACCGTAAGCTGGCAGCGATTGCCGTCAGCGGGCCATTTGGCGCGGTCAAAGAACAGTCCAGCGGCCTCTACGCGCAGACCCTGGCGGAAAAAGGGTTTGTAACCCTGGCGTTCGACCCTTCCTGGACGGGCGAAAGTGGCGGTCAGCCGCGCAACGTCGCGTCACCGGACGTCAACACCGAAGACTTTAGCGCCGCGGTTGATTTCCTGGGCGTGCAGAAAGAGGTCGACCGTAAGCGCATTGGCATCCTTGGGATCTGCGGCTGGGGCGGTATGGCGCTGAATGCGGCATCCATGGATACGCGCATCAAAGCTGTCGCCACCAGCGTAATGTATGACATGAGCCGGGCGATGGGTCACGGCGTAGGCGACGGCAAAGATCGTTATTCTTCGGCAGATCGCCATGCTGTGCTGCAGTACCTGAATGAACAGCGCTGGAAGGATGCCGGGAACGGCACCTTTGCACAGGGCGGCCATGACATTTATGTTGACGAGAACGGCAAAGTGACCGCGTCAGAACGTATTCTGCCAGAAGCCTTGCCCGCCAACCCGAATCCGGTGCTGAAAGAGTTTTATGACTACTACCGCATGCCGCGTGGCTTCCACGCGCGTTCCGTCAACTCAACCGGCGCATGGACGGCAACTATGCCGCTCTCGTTCATGAACATGCCGCTGCTGAGCTATGCCGGAGAGATCGCTATCCCGACGCTTATCGTGACCGGCGAAAAGGCGCACTCCCGTTATTTCGCCGAAGATGCGTTTAACGCGGTCGGCAGCAAGCAGAAAGAACTGGTGATTGTCCCGGGCGCCAACCATGTCGATCTCTACGACAATGCTGCCGGGAAGATCCCATTCGCTCAGTTTGAACAATTCTTTAAAAACAGCCTGAAATAA
- a CDS encoding LysR family transcriptional regulator, with protein sequence MAKRENYNELYLFMQVVREGSFTAAAQRLGLAQSGVSRSVRELEERLGVQLLVRTTRKLSLTHAGEQLYQTAESAFDALDSGLATLAHYRQTPSGTVRINASQHAIDKCLLPKLAIFKQRYPDIRLELINESRFVDIITERFDAGVRLGAEVSQGMIAVRITPDMEMAVVAAPGHFRRYGFPQTPADLVAHPCIAYQFADGSDYQWELVEDGKKITHRPEGQWALSDSYMEAQAARLGLGLAYVPLELVADDLEKGTLIRVLQRYSLRMDGLYLYYPHRNVSPALRAVIDTLKM encoded by the coding sequence ATGGCGAAGCGAGAAAACTACAATGAGCTGTACCTGTTTATGCAGGTGGTGCGGGAGGGAAGTTTCACCGCGGCTGCGCAGCGGCTTGGGCTGGCGCAATCTGGGGTGAGCCGCTCGGTGCGCGAGCTGGAGGAGCGGTTGGGCGTCCAGCTTCTCGTGCGCACCACGCGTAAGCTGTCGTTAACCCACGCCGGAGAGCAGCTCTATCAGACAGCCGAATCCGCGTTCGATGCACTTGATTCGGGTCTGGCGACCCTCGCACATTATCGTCAGACACCGTCCGGCACGGTGCGCATTAACGCCAGTCAGCACGCCATCGACAAATGCCTGCTGCCAAAGCTCGCCATTTTTAAACAGCGTTACCCGGATATCAGGCTGGAACTCATAAATGAAAGCCGCTTCGTCGACATCATCACCGAGCGGTTTGATGCGGGTGTCAGGCTGGGAGCTGAGGTCAGTCAGGGAATGATTGCGGTGCGCATCACGCCCGATATGGAAATGGCCGTAGTGGCTGCACCGGGGCACTTCAGGCGTTATGGCTTTCCCCAGACGCCAGCTGATTTAGTGGCGCATCCCTGTATTGCCTATCAGTTTGCTGATGGAAGTGATTATCAGTGGGAACTGGTCGAGGACGGGAAAAAAATCACCCATCGGCCAGAGGGGCAGTGGGCATTGTCAGACAGCTATATGGAAGCCCAAGCCGCCCGTCTTGGGCTTGGGCTGGCTTATGTTCCGCTTGAGCTGGTGGCTGATGATCTTGAAAAAGGAACGCTTATCCGGGTATTGCAGCGCTATAGCCTGCGCATGGACGGGCTCTATCTTTATTATCCGCACCGCAACGTATCGCCGGCTTTGAGGGCCGTTATTGATACGCTGAAAATGTAA